The following coding sequences are from one Panicum hallii strain FIL2 chromosome 5, PHallii_v3.1, whole genome shotgun sequence window:
- the LOC112893652 gene encoding AP-3 complex subunit delta, whose protein sequence is MASAQPAPAPAHTAGPSLVDTLFQRSLDDLVKSLRADPSAAGESAAVARALSEIHREIRAPDAATKAVALQKLTYLSSLHFTPVASHPLAFPAIELLASPSLPHKRLAYLAASLSLHPASLSLLPLATHQLHKDLSPSASAAATHRHVSALALQLLGSPAAAAAPDLAVHLAHDLVPHLSRGSPHAIAAAARVIAGAPSAAVPVLFKPLAACLASPDPRASTAAAAAFCDLSAPPADAAPFLPLAPDLYNLLTTSRSNWELIKVLKLFARLAPLESRLAARIVDPVCQLLTRSAAMSLTFECVRTVLTALPAHDAAVRLAIGRVKEFLAAADDPNLRYLGLVALGMLGPGYATTVNDCRDVIMRSLGDADSSIRREALHLMMGMVDENNVLDIASMLVSHAAKSDPEFANDILGAVLAACGRNVYELVADFDWYASLLADMARSLHCAQGDEIGRQLVDVGLRVQDARSELVRSARTLLIDPALLGNHFLFPVLSAAAWISGEYVEFMKDHVELVEALLQPKTNLLPMSVRAVYIHAVFKVLTFCLSVYVEKLGDSSKEVDVVFGGLAIDQTVFGESKVALGSAQEQDIRASTVRKDPFSHESILYMINLIETTVGPLVECNEVEVQERAHNLIGFVHLLRHIQELKEKKVADDDKQSRVKELVKTMRTVFCQELGPVSVTAQMKVASPDGLDLNENLAELADIVSEDDTAPSTSIFFYPRSRDSEETRDEPAVSIGSSSLSEHRKRHELFYLPTGKSEDELSDYPHASDTLPSCSHETVSDDKSKTVEPVFAGKKSKSTKSRPKVVKLDGEDFLSSMMATANVPKEDPLSGALRGVLLGRDAMASPLQKASDVNSEAMLKKMGTNESSFQRIENLGSHPASNSVTSKQNHDKEKGTDPPESGAKESRKHRSSGRSGHRQGKHKHRERSSTQPDIVPQAPVIQDFLL, encoded by the coding sequence ATGGCCTCCGCCCAGCCGGCGCCGGCACCGGCGCACACAGCGGGGCCGTCTCTGGTGGACACCCTCTTCCAGCGCTCTCTGGACGACCTCGTCAAGTCCCTCCGCGCCGACCCGTCGGCCGCCGGCGAGTCCGCGGCCGTCGCCCGCGCGCTGTCCGAGATCCACCGCGAGATCCGCGCCCCCGACGCCGCCACCAAGGCCGTCGCGCTGCAGAAGCTTACCTACCTCTCCTCCCTCCACTTCACCCCTGTCGCCTCCCACCCACTCGCTTTCCCGGCCATCGAGCTCCTCGCCTCGCCGAGCCTGCCCCACAAGCGCCTCGCCTACCTCGCCGCCTCGCTCTCGCTCCACCCGGCCTCGCTATCCCTGCTCCCTCTCGCCACGCACCAGCTACACAAGGACCTctccccctccgcctccgccgccgcgaccCACCGGCACGTCTCCGCGCTTGCGCTCCAGCTCCTCGGATcccccgcggcggccgccgctccGGACCTCGCCGTTCACCTCGCGCACGACCTCGTGCCACACCTCTCCCGCGGCAGCCCACATGCCATCGCGGCCGCAGCGCGCGTCATAGCTGGCGCGCCGTCCGCGGCCGTGCCGGTCCTCTTCAAGCCGCTGGCAGCCTGTCTCGCCTCCCCTGACCCGCGGGCGTCGACTGCGGCTGCGGCAGCGTTCTGTGACCTGTCAGCTCCGCCTGCTGACGCGGCCCCTTTCCTGCCGTTGGCGCCTGATCTTTACAACCTGCTCACCACTTCCCGGTCCAACTGGGAGCTCATCAAGGTGCTCAAGCTGTTTGCACGGCTGGCTCCTCTAGAGTCCCGCCTGGCCGCACGAATTGTCGACCCAGTCTGCCAGCTGCTGACCCGATCTGCAGCCATGTCACTGACCTTTGAGTGTGTCCGTACAGTGCTCACTGCGCTGCCAGCACATGATGCTGCTGTCCGCCTTGCCATCGGAAGAGTGAAGGAGTTCCTTGCTGCTGCTGATGATCCCAACCTCCGGTACCTTGGGCTTGTGGCACTTGGTATGCTTGGCCCAGGTTATGCAACTACAGTGAATGATTGCCGGGATGTTATTATGCGGTCACTTGGTGATGCCGACTCAAGCATTCGCCGGGAGGCATTGCACCTCATGATGGGGATGGTTGATGAAAACAATGTATTGGACATTGCAAGTATGCTGGTCAGTCATGCTGCTAAGTCAGACCCAGAGTTCGCAAATGACATTCTCGGGGCCGTTCTAGCAGCATGTGGGCGTAATGTGTATGAGCTTGTTGCGGACTTTGATTGGTATGCTTCACTCCTCGCAGACATGGCAAGGAGCCTACATTGTGCCCAAGGAGATGAGATTGGTCGGCAGCTTGTTGATGTTGGACTGCGGGTACAGGATGCACGGTCAGAGCTTGTCCGTTCAGCTCGAACTCTCCTAATTGACCCTGCTTTGCTTGGAAACCACTTCCTCTTCCCTGTTCTTTCAGCTGCCGCATGGATTTCTGGTGAGTATGTGGAATTCATGAAGGATCATGTCGAGCTTGTTGAAGCACTCTTGCAACCAAAGACCAACCTCCTGCCTATGTCAGTGAGAGCAGTCTACATCCATGCAGTATTTAAAGTGCTCACTTTCTGTTTGAGTGTGTATGTTGAGAAATTGGGTGATTCAAGCAAGGAAGTGGATGTAGTGTTCGGTGGGTTGGCTATTGATCAAACTGTTTTTGGGGAAAGCAAGGTTGCACTTGGGTCTGCTCAAGAGCAAGATATTAGGGCAAGCACAGTGCGAAAGGACCCATTTTCACATGAATCTATACTTTACATGATTAACTTGATTGAAACAACAGTTGGTCCACTTGTTGAGTGTAATGAAGTAGAAGTCCAGGAGAGAGCACACAACCTGATTGGTTTTGTCCATTTGTTAAGACATATTCAAGAGTTGAAAGAAAAGAAGGTAGCTGATGATGACAAGCAAAGCAGGGTAAAAGAGCTTGTCAAAACTATGCGGACAGTATTCTGTCAAGAACTTGGTCCTGTTTCTGTGACTGCACAGATGAAAGTAGCCTCTCCAGACGGTCTTGACCTGAATGAGAATCTTGCTGAACTCGCAGACATTGTGAGTGAAGATGATACTGCTCCGTCAACTTCAATCTTTTTTTATCCTCGCAGCCGTGACTCTGAAGAGACAAGAGATGAGCCTGCAGTGTCCATTGGTTCATCTTCTCTTTCTGAGCATCGCAAAAGGCATGAGCTCTTTTATCTCCCAACAGGAAAATCTGAGGATGAGCTAAGTGATTACCCCCATGCCAGTGATACTCTACCATCTTGTAGCCATGAAACTGTTAGTGATGATAAGTCGAAGACCGTTGAACCTGTATTTGCTGGGAAAAAGTCGAAGTCCACAAAGTCCAGACCAAAAGTAGTTAAATTGGATGGTGAGGATTTCCTCAGTTCTATGATGGCTACTGCAAATGTTCCAAAAGAAGACCCCTTGTCTGGTGCTCTACGTGGTGTGCTCTTGGGTAGAGATGCTATGGCATCACCTTTACAAAAGGCTTCAGATGTAAATTCTGAAGCAATGCTAAAAAAAATGGGCACTAATGAATCTAGCTTTCAGCGGATAGAGAATTTAGGAAGCCATCCTGCTTCAAATTCTGTAACAAGTAAACAAAACCATGACAAGGAGAAAGGTACAGATCCTCCTGAAAGTGGTGCCAAAGAATCGAGAAAGCACAGGAGCTCTGGTAGAAGTGGACATCGCCAAGGAAAACATAAGCACAGAGAAAGGTCTAGTACTCAGCCTGATATTGTACCTCAAGCTCCAGTTATCCAAGACTTCCTTCTATAG